A stretch of candidate division KSB1 bacterium DNA encodes these proteins:
- the rpoC gene encoding DNA-directed RNA polymerase subunit beta' has protein sequence MYIGLASPDKILERSYGEVTKPETINYRSFKPEKDGLFCEKIFGPVRDYECHCGKYKRIRYKGITCDRCGVEVTTKSVRRERMGHITLAVPVVHIWYWKSLPSKIGYVLGLSMKSLERIIYYENYVVINPGRSGRAEKELLTEEEYLDLVEKMRVEEADLPEDQRFKAEMGGGAILQLLKKVNLDELAKELRHAVANETSIQRRSEALKRLKVVEAFRRANLRQENRPEWMVMTVIPVIPPELRPLVPLEGGRFATSDLNDLYRRVIIRNNRLKKLLEIRAPEVILRNEKRMLQEAVDSLFDNGRKTSAVRSDGNRALKSLSDMLRGKQGRFRQNLLGKRIDYSGRSVIVVGPELKLHQAGLPKEMALELFKPFVIRKLVERGLAKTVKSAKKQVERAGSEVWDILEEIIDDHPIMLNRAPTLHRLGIQAFQPVLVEGKAIHLHPLVCAAFNADFDGDQMAVHVPLSFYAQIETKLLMLSSHNLLSPAHGRPLAIPSQDIVLGLYYLTKKRSGEPGENKIFSSMEEVLVAYHEGVIGLHAAIKVRYDGTLIDTTVGRVILNDILPKELHFVNTLLTKKGIEELVAQAYNKLGNARTAQLLDDLKELGFYYAMKSGASIGIYDVIVPEGKQQLIENAYKAVDTIQKRYERGIITDGERYNQIIDIWTHTTSNVAEKMFETLAKDRQGFNPIFMMADSGARGSKEQIRQLAGMRGLMAKPQKKMTGSMGEIIESPITANFREGLSMLEYFISTHGARKGLADTALKTADAGYLTRRLVDVAQDVIVTEHDCGTILGLRVGDLKEGEDVIESIRDRIVGRVAAEEVFHPDTGDIIVESGQMITEEIADAIVEAGIDNVMIRSVLTCESQRGVCALCYGRNLATGKLVNIGEAVGVMAAQSIGEPGTQLTLRTFHIGGTASRIAAQSQVVAKQDGIVHWDNLKYAEREDGEIISLGRNGRIRVVDDDDRVIERFSVPYAATVLVKDGERVTKGKVIFKWDPYSATILSTHSGKAKFIDIIEGITVREELDETTGMKQRQIIEARSKNLNPMVAILDENGEQVASFVLPVGSFLQIHDGDEIKAGDSLVKIPREIAKTRDITGGLPRVAELFEARRPKDPAVVSEIDGIVRFGELKRGIRKLIITSEDGHEEKQYLIPYGKHILVHDGDFVHAGEKLSEGSIAPHDILAIMGANKVQEYLVNEIQEVYRLQGVRINDKHIEVIVRQMLQKVKIEDPGDTMYLVGDQVDRLKFLKENEEIRRYVVITDPGDSKYQQDELVLAEEFRKTVAALEEKGKRPPQSRPAQPATFQPLLLGITKASLTTESFLSAASFQETTRVLTDAAVAGKIDYLRGLKENVIMGHMIPAGTGVRKFNNLRVSGPDLYDEEDFKGAIITSSSDEDEEFENLNDE, from the coding sequence ATGTACATCGGCTTGGCATCGCCGGACAAGATTTTGGAACGTTCTTACGGCGAAGTAACCAAGCCGGAGACGATCAATTACCGTTCATTTAAGCCGGAAAAGGACGGTCTTTTCTGCGAAAAGATTTTCGGCCCTGTCCGCGATTACGAGTGCCACTGCGGCAAGTACAAGCGTATCCGCTATAAAGGCATCACTTGCGACCGCTGCGGCGTAGAAGTGACGACCAAGAGTGTCCGCCGCGAGCGGATGGGGCACATTACGCTGGCCGTGCCGGTGGTTCATATTTGGTATTGGAAATCGCTGCCTTCCAAAATCGGCTATGTGCTCGGGTTGAGCATGAAAAGTCTCGAGCGGATCATTTACTATGAAAATTATGTCGTCATCAATCCGGGGCGCAGCGGTCGAGCCGAGAAGGAGCTTCTCACTGAAGAAGAGTATCTCGATCTTGTCGAGAAAATGCGCGTTGAAGAAGCGGATCTGCCGGAAGACCAGCGCTTTAAGGCGGAAATGGGCGGCGGTGCGATTCTGCAGCTTTTGAAAAAGGTCAACCTGGACGAGCTGGCCAAAGAGCTGCGTCATGCCGTGGCCAACGAGACCTCTATTCAGCGCCGCAGCGAAGCCCTCAAGCGGCTCAAAGTCGTGGAGGCTTTTCGGCGCGCCAATCTTCGTCAAGAAAACCGTCCCGAATGGATGGTGATGACCGTCATTCCGGTCATTCCGCCGGAGCTTAGGCCGCTCGTGCCCTTGGAAGGCGGGCGGTTCGCCACTTCCGACCTGAACGACCTGTATCGACGGGTCATCATCCGCAACAATCGGCTGAAAAAACTGCTGGAAATTCGCGCGCCCGAAGTCATTCTCCGCAATGAAAAGCGCATGCTGCAGGAAGCGGTAGACTCTCTGTTCGATAACGGCCGCAAAACTTCGGCAGTCCGCAGCGACGGCAATCGCGCACTCAAGAGCCTCTCCGACATGCTGCGCGGCAAGCAGGGACGGTTCCGCCAAAACCTGCTCGGAAAACGTATCGACTACTCCGGTCGTTCGGTTATCGTGGTGGGGCCGGAGTTAAAGCTCCACCAGGCGGGACTTCCCAAAGAGATGGCCCTGGAGTTGTTCAAACCATTCGTCATCCGCAAGCTGGTCGAGCGCGGATTGGCCAAGACCGTCAAGAGCGCCAAAAAGCAGGTGGAGCGCGCAGGATCCGAGGTGTGGGACATCCTGGAAGAGATCATCGACGATCATCCGATCATGCTCAACCGCGCGCCGACGCTGCACCGTTTGGGCATCCAGGCGTTCCAGCCGGTATTGGTCGAAGGCAAAGCCATTCATCTGCATCCCCTGGTCTGCGCCGCATTCAACGCCGACTTTGACGGGGACCAGATGGCCGTGCATGTGCCGCTTTCATTTTATGCGCAGATCGAAACCAAGCTGCTCATGCTGTCGAGTCACAATTTGCTCTCGCCCGCGCACGGCAGACCTTTGGCCATTCCCAGCCAGGACATCGTTCTTGGGCTTTACTATCTCACGAAAAAGCGCAGCGGTGAGCCTGGAGAGAACAAAATATTCTCTTCCATGGAGGAAGTCCTGGTCGCCTATCATGAGGGCGTCATCGGACTTCATGCCGCCATTAAGGTACGCTATGACGGCACGTTAATCGATACCACGGTCGGGCGCGTCATTCTCAACGATATTCTGCCCAAAGAACTGCATTTTGTCAACACGCTGCTGACCAAAAAAGGCATCGAGGAGCTGGTGGCGCAAGCCTACAACAAACTCGGCAACGCGCGCACTGCGCAGCTTTTGGACGATCTCAAGGAGCTGGGCTTTTATTACGCCATGAAATCCGGCGCCAGCATCGGCATCTACGACGTCATCGTGCCGGAGGGCAAGCAGCAGCTGATCGAGAACGCCTACAAGGCAGTCGACACGATACAAAAGCGCTATGAGCGCGGTATCATCACCGACGGCGAACGGTACAACCAAATCATCGACATCTGGACACACACGACCAGCAACGTCGCGGAAAAGATGTTCGAAACGTTGGCCAAGGATCGTCAAGGCTTTAACCCGATTTTCATGATGGCTGACTCGGGCGCCCGCGGTTCCAAAGAGCAAATCCGACAGCTTGCGGGCATGCGCGGACTGATGGCCAAGCCGCAGAAAAAGATGACGGGCTCCATGGGCGAAATCATCGAAAGCCCCATCACCGCCAATTTCCGCGAAGGCCTAAGCATGCTCGAGTATTTTATCTCGACGCATGGCGCGCGTAAAGGTCTTGCCGATACGGCTCTAAAGACTGCAGACGCGGGTTACCTGACGCGGCGTCTCGTCGATGTGGCCCAGGATGTCATCGTTACCGAGCATGACTGTGGTACGATCTTGGGTCTGCGCGTCGGCGACCTGAAAGAGGGCGAGGACGTCATCGAATCCATTCGCGACCGCATCGTCGGACGCGTGGCGGCGGAAGAGGTCTTTCACCCCGATACCGGCGACATCATCGTCGAATCGGGGCAAATGATTACTGAAGAGATTGCCGATGCCATTGTCGAAGCAGGCATAGACAATGTGATGATTCGGTCGGTGCTCACCTGTGAGTCGCAGCGCGGCGTTTGCGCGCTCTGCTACGGCCGCAACCTGGCTACCGGAAAGCTGGTGAACATCGGCGAAGCGGTGGGCGTTATGGCCGCGCAATCGATCGGCGAGCCGGGCACGCAGCTGACTCTGCGAACCTTCCACATCGGCGGTACGGCTTCGCGCATCGCGGCGCAGTCCCAAGTGGTGGCAAAGCAGGACGGCATTGTGCATTGGGATAATCTCAAGTATGCCGAACGGGAAGACGGCGAAATCATCTCTCTTGGCAGAAACGGCCGGATTCGCGTCGTCGACGACGATGACCGGGTTATCGAGCGTTTCTCGGTACCCTATGCCGCCACCGTGCTGGTTAAGGACGGCGAGAGGGTGACCAAGGGCAAGGTGATCTTTAAATGGGATCCCTATTCGGCAACGATTCTCTCGACGCACAGCGGTAAGGCCAAGTTCATCGACATCATCGAAGGCATTACGGTACGCGAAGAACTCGACGAAACGACCGGCATGAAGCAGCGTCAGATCATCGAGGCGCGCAGCAAGAATCTGAACCCGATGGTCGCCATACTCGACGAAAACGGCGAGCAGGTGGCAAGCTTTGTGTTGCCGGTCGGCTCTTTCCTGCAGATTCATGACGGCGACGAGATCAAGGCCGGCGATTCGCTGGTCAAGATTCCGCGCGAGATCGCCAAAACGCGCGACATCACCGGCGGTCTGCCGAGAGTGGCGGAATTGTTCGAGGCGCGTCGTCCCAAAGATCCGGCCGTTGTCAGCGAAATCGACGGTATCGTTCGGTTCGGAGAGCTCAAGCGCGGCATTCGCAAGCTGATCATCACCTCCGAAGACGGCCACGAAGAGAAGCAGTACCTTATACCCTATGGTAAGCACATCCTCGTGCATGACGGAGATTTTGTGCACGCCGGTGAAAAGCTTTCCGAGGGCTCTATTGCGCCGCACGACATTTTGGCCATCATGGGCGCCAATAAGGTACAGGAATATCTCGTAAACGAAATTCAAGAAGTTTACCGACTGCAGGGTGTGCGCATCAACGACAAGCATATTGAAGTGATCGTACGCCAGATGCTGCAAAAGGTAAAGATCGAGGATCCCGGTGACACCATGTATTTGGTCGGCGACCAGGTCGATCGGCTCAAATTCCTGAAGGAAAACGAGGAAATTCGGCGCTATGTGGTCATTACCGATCCCGGAGATTCAAAATATCAACAAGATGAGCTGGTATTAGCGGAGGAATTCCGCAAAACGGTCGCCGCTCTGGAAGAAAAAGGCAAGCGGCCTCCGCAATCCAGGCCCGCACAACCGGCAACCTTTCAGCCGCTGCTTCTGGGCATCACAAAGGCGTCTTTAACGACGGAGAGCTTTTTGTCCGCAGCATCTTTCCAGGAAACGACGCGCGTTCTGACCGATGCGGCCGTGGCCGGTAAGATCGACTATTTGCGCGGATTGAAGGAAAACGTCATCATGGGACACATGATTCCGGCAGGCACGGGCGTGCGCAAATTCAACAACCTGCGCGTCAGCGGTCCCGACTTGTACGATGAAGAGGATTTTAAAGGCGCCATCATCACCAGTTCGTCTGATGAAGACGAGGAATTTGAAAATTTGAACGATGAATGA
- the rpsL gene encoding 30S ribosomal protein S12, translating to MPTLNQLVRLGRKRVAKKGTAPALQGSPQKRGVCTRVYTTTPKKPNSALRKVARVRLSNGIEVTAYIPGEGHNLQEHSIVLIRGGRVKDLPGVRYHIIRGVLDTSGVQDRKQGRSKYGTKLKK from the coding sequence GTGCCCACTCTTAATCAACTTGTAAGACTCGGGCGAAAGAGAGTAGCGAAAAAAGGAACGGCGCCGGCTCTGCAGGGTTCACCGCAAAAGCGCGGCGTATGTACCCGCGTTTATACAACGACTCCCAAAAAACCCAATTCGGCCTTGCGCAAAGTCGCGCGCGTTCGATTGAGTAACGGGATCGAAGTAACCGCCTATATTCCGGGAGAAGGGCATAATCTGCAGGAGCACTCGATCGTTTTGATCCGCGGCGGACGCGTAAAGGATCTGCCGGGTGTTCGATATCACATTATCCGCGGTGTTTTGGACACCAGCGGAGTTCAGGATCGTAAGCAAGGCCGTTCCAAATACGGCACAAAGTTGAAAAAATAG
- the rpsG gene encoding 30S ribosomal protein S7 produces the protein MPRRKRPTKRQVLPDPKFNSVLVTKFINGLLRDGKRSVAEQIFYKAIDICSQKTNAQGIEIFQKAIENVKPYLEVRSRRVGGATYQVPVEIRADRQQALAIRWIIQFARARSEKTMAEKLAGELIAASKNEGSSIKKREDTHKMAEANKAFAHFKW, from the coding sequence ATGCCGAGAAGAAAAAGACCAACAAAACGTCAAGTTTTGCCCGATCCGAAATTTAACAGCGTGCTGGTTACCAAGTTTATCAACGGCCTGTTACGAGACGGGAAGCGGAGTGTAGCTGAGCAGATTTTTTATAAAGCAATTGATATTTGCAGTCAAAAGACCAATGCGCAGGGAATAGAGATCTTTCAAAAGGCGATCGAAAACGTCAAGCCCTATTTGGAAGTCCGTTCCCGCCGCGTCGGAGGTGCGACTTATCAAGTTCCGGTCGAGATTCGTGCGGATCGACAGCAAGCTCTGGCCATTCGATGGATCATCCAGTTTGCCAGAGCGCGATCGGAAAAAACCATGGCTGAAAAACTGGCCGGCGAACTCATCGCCGCCTCTAAAAACGAAGGTTCTTCCATAAAGAAACGGGAAGATACGCACAAGATGGCCGAAGCCAACAAGGCTTTCGCCCACTTTAAATGGTGA